CAGCTTTGCCAAGTAAAGTTTTAGGTATGCTTTCTGGTTATGTTGTAGGAGCAGTGGGGTATTATCAGTATTTTTGGTTTTGTTTATTTTTAGCGATTCCAGGCATGCTTTGTTTATTTTGGGTAGCGCCTTGGAATCAAGATAATAATACGGCCAATTCACTATAAAAGTGTGGTAAAAATTATAAAAAATTTGACCGCACTATGCTTTATCAGTATCTTAATCACATTTTTTATTAATGGAGATTTTTTATGAAAATTATTCTTTTAGGTGCACCAGGCGCTGGTAAAGGCACTCAAGCACAATTTATTATGAACAAATTTGGTATCCCGCAAATTTCAACTGGCGATATGTTTCGTGCTGCAATCAAAGCCGGGACTGAACTTGGTAAACAAGCCAAAGCATTAATGGATGAAGGTAAATTAGTACCAGATGAATTAACCGTTGCGCTTGTAAAAGATCGTATTGCTCAACCTGACTGCACAAATGGTTTCTTGTTAGATGGTTTCCCTCGTACTATTCCTCAAGCGGATGCATTGAAAGATTCAGGCGTTAAAATTGACTTTGTTTTAGAATTCGATGTGCCAGACGAAGTGATTGTTGAACGTATGAGTGGCCGTCGTGTACACCAAGCATCTGGCCGTTCTTATCATATCGTCTACAACCCACCAAAAGTGGAAGGTAAAGATGATGTGACAGGTGAAGATTTAATTATTCGTGCGGACGATAAACCAGAAACTGTGTTAGATCGTTTAGCCGTATATCATAAACAAACCAGCCCATTAATTGATTATTACCAAGCAGAAGCGAAAGCGGGGAATACTCAATATTTCCGTTTAGATGGTACAAAAAAAGTAGAAGAAGTTAGCCAAGAGTTAGATAAAATCTTAGGCTAAAAATAATCTAAAAAAATAAACCGCACTTTGGGTGACCTAAGTGCGGTTTGTTTTTTCTATGTTTTAATTAGTGGGTTGTTTTATTTTCATCAAAAACCGGTAATGGTTTATGTTCGGTTGCGACATAGCTGTATACCACAGGCAATACGAACAAGGTGAAAATAGTACCAATGGATAATCCCGCTACAATCACTATCCCCATACTAAAGCGAGATACCGCTCCCGCACCTGTTGCATAGAGTAATGGAATTAAGCCAGCTACCATTGCTGCCGTTGTCATTAGAATTGGGCGTAAACGTACTTTGGCTGCATGAGTGATTGCCTCAATTCGAGTTTTACCATGGTTTAGCTGCTCTTCTTTTGCCACTTCACACATTAAGATACCGTGTTTGGTGATTAATCCTACGAGAGTAATCAATCCAACTTGAGAGTAGATATTTAATGTTGTTCCCGCGATGCCAAAGAAGGATAAAATATTTAAGCTCACTAATGCACCACTTACGGCTAATGGTACGGAGATCATAATTACCATTGGGTCACGTATAGATTCAAACTGAATGGCAAGTACCAAGAATATGATGATAACAGCCAATGCAAAAGTGACGGCTAATGCGTTACCTTCTTGTACTAATTGACGTGCTTCAGATTTAAAATCAAACGTATAGCCTTGCGGTAAATTGTCAGTCGCATATTGTTGTAGCCATGCAACAGCATCTCCCGTTGATGAACCAGGCATTGCTACAGCACTGATTTCAGCCGAATTTAACTGACTGAAATGTGGTAATGATGTTGGTTGTGTTTCTAGCTTCATCGTGATTAAACTGCTTAATGGCACAGATTGCCCATTACTTGCTGTTAAGTAATAGTTTTTGAATGCTTCAGGCGATAAACGGTCATC
This portion of the Haemophilus haemolyticus genome encodes:
- the adk gene encoding adenylate kinase; this encodes MKIILLGAPGAGKGTQAQFIMNKFGIPQISTGDMFRAAIKAGTELGKQAKALMDEGKLVPDELTVALVKDRIAQPDCTNGFLLDGFPRTIPQADALKDSGVKIDFVLEFDVPDEVIVERMSGRRVHQASGRSYHIVYNPPKVEGKDDVTGEDLIIRADDKPETVLDRLAVYHKQTSPLIDYYQAEAKAGNTQYFRLDGTKKVEEVSQELDKILG